In Lolium perenne isolate Kyuss_39 chromosome 5, Kyuss_2.0, whole genome shotgun sequence, the sequence attaaaattgttccctttctaattaagaggaagagctaaagattggttgctatctctgcctaaaaatagtattgattcatggactaaatgcaaggatgcttttattggtagatattatccccctgctaaaattatatctttgaggagtagcataatgaattttaaacaattagatactgagcatgttgcacaagcatgggaaagaatgaaatctttggttaaaaattgcccaacccatggactgactacttggatgatcatccaaaccttttatgcaggactgaatttttcttcacggaacctattggattcagctgctggaggtacctttatgtccatcactcttggtgaagcaacaaagctccttgataatatgatgataaattactctgaatggcacacggaaagagctccacaaggtaagaaggtaaattctgtcgaagaaacctcttccttgagtgataagattgatgctattatgtctatgcttgtgaatgataggacaaatgttgatcctaataatgttccattagcttcattggttgcacaagaagaacatgttgatgtaaactacattaaaaataataatttcaacaacaatgcttaccggaacaattctagtaacaactataggccatatccttataataatggcaacggctgtggtaattcttatggaaattcttacaacaataataggaatacaccccctggacttgaagccatgcttaaagaatttattagtacacaaactgcttttaacaaatctgttgaagaaaagcttgggaaaattgatatacttgcttctaaagttgatagtcttgctgctgatgttgatcttttgaaattgaaagttatgcctaatagggataatgaaaataaaattgttactacatcaaatgccatccaaattagaattaatgagaatataagattaatggctgaactgcatgctaggtgggaaagagaagaaaatgaaaaactagctaaagagaataatgtagctaaagtttggactattactaccactagcaatgctaatgctacacatgttgctgcacctcctactaataatggtaaaagaattggtgttagcaatgtttccacttctaatgcaaagcacgaaaaactgcttaaatcgctaaaatcattaaaatcgcctgtgataaaactgctgaaattttttccaacattgggaacaatgatcccatttctttagatcataatggtttagattttgatgattgccacatctctgaagttataaagttcttacaaaaacttgctaagagtcctaatgctagtgctataaatttggctttcacgaaacatattacaaatgctctcataaaagctagagaagagaaactaaatcgcgaagcttctattcctaggaagctagaagatggttgggagcccatcattaagatgaaggtcaatgacttcggttgtaatgctttatgtgatcttggtgcaagtatttccgttatgccgaagagaatctataatatgcttgacttgccaccattgaaaaattgttatttggatgttaatcttgctgataactctacaaagaaacctttggggagagttgataatgttcgcattaccgttaacaataaccttgtccccgttgattttgttgtcttggatattgaatgcaatgcatcttgtcccattatattgggaagaccttttcttcgaactgttggtgctatcatcgatatgaaggaaggtaatattaaatatcaatttcccctcaagaaaggtatggaaaactttcctagaaagagaatgaagttaccttttgattctattattagaacaaattatgatgttgacacttcgtctcttgataatacttgatacacactttctgcgcctagctgaaaggcgttaaagaaaagcgcttatgggagataacccatgtttttactacagtacttttgttttatatttgagtcttggaagttgtttactactgtagcaacctctccttatcttagttttattgcattgttgtgccaagtaaagtctctaatagaagtaagatactagatttggattactgcgcagaaactgttttctttgctgtcacgaatctgggtaaaattctctttaggtaactcagaaaattattccaatttacgtgagtgatcctcagatatgtacgcaactttcattagttttaagttttctcatatgagcaagtctggtgcctgttaaaaattcgtctttacgaactgttctgttttgacagattctgccttttattttgcattgcctgttttgctatgttagatggatttctttgttccattgactttcagtagctttgtgcaatgtccagaagtataaagaatgattatgtcacctctgaatatgtgaattttgattatgcactaatcctctaatgagtttgtttcgagtttggtgtggaggaagttttcaaggatcaagagaggaggatgatatacactatgatcaaggagagtgaaagctctaagcttggggatgccccggtggttcacccctgcatatatcaagaagactcaagcgtctaagcttggggatgcccaaggcatccccttcttcatcgacaacattatcaggttcctcccctgaaactatatttttattccgtcacatcttatgtactttgcttggagcgtcggtttgtttttgtttttgttttgtttgaataaagttggatcctagcattcattgtgtgggagagagacacgctccgctgttgcatatggacaaatatgtccttaggctttactcatagtattcatggcgaaagtttcttcttcgttaaattgttatatggttggaatcggaaaatgatatatgtggtaattggtataatatcttgaataatgtgatacttggcaattgttgtgctcatatttaagctcttgcatcatatactttgcacctattaatgaagaaatacataaagcatgctaaaatttggtttgcatgtttggtttctctaaggtctagataatttctagtattgagtttgaacaacaaggaagatggtatagagtcttataatgtttacaatatgtctttacgtgagttttgctgcaccgcttcatccttgtgtttgcttcaaataaccttgctagcctaaaccttgtatcgagagggaatacttctcatgcatccaaaatccttgagccaaccactatgccatttgtgtccaccatacctacctaccacatggtatttctccgccattccaaagtaaattgcttgagtgctatctttaaaatttccattctttacctttacaatatatagctcatgggacaaatagcttaaaaactattgtggtattgaatatgtacttatgcactttatctcttattaagttgcttgttgtgcgataaccatgttcctggggacgccatcaactatttctttgttgaatatcatgtgagttgctatgcatgttcgtcttgtctgaagtaagggcgatttaccacttatttaatggttagagcatgcatattgttagagaagaacattgggccgctaactaaagccatgaatcatggtggaagtttcagttttggacatatatcctcaatctcatatgagaacattaattgttgctacatgcttatgcataaaagaggagtccattatctgttgtctatgttgtcccggtatggatgtctaagttgagaataaccaaaagcgagaaatccaatgcgagctttctccttagacctttgtacaagcggcatagaggtacccctttgtgacacttggttaaaacacgtgtattgcgatgataatccaggtaatccaagctaattaggacaaggtgcgggcactattagtatactatgcatgaggcttgcaacttgtaggatataatttacatgatacatatgctttattactaccgttgacaaaattgtttcttgttttcaaaaccaaagctctagcacaaatatagcaatcaatgcttccctctgcgaagggccattcttttacttttattgttgagtcagttcacctatttctctccacctcaagaagcaaacacttgtgtgaactgtgcattgattcctacatacttgcatattgcacttgttatattactttacattgacaatatccatgagatatacatgttacaagttgaaagcaaccgctgaaactttatcttcctttgtgttgcttcaatacctttactttgaattattgctttatgagttaactcttatgcaagacttattgatgcttgtctttaagtactattcatgaaaagtctttgctttatgattcaattgtttactcatgtcatttaccattgtttcaaatcgttgcattcattacatgtgcttacaatagtattgatcaagattatgttggtagcattgtcactaagaaattatctttgttatcgtttacctactcgggacgagtaggaactaagcttggggatgcttgatacgtctcaaacgtatctataatttcttatgttccatgctacttttatgatgatactcacatgttttatacactttatatgtcattattatgcattttccggcactaacctattaacgagatgccgaagagccgattcttgtttctgctgttttggtttcgaaatcctagtaaggaaatattctcggaattggacgaaatcaacgcccaggggcctattttcacacgaagcttccagaagacctagggggagacgaagtggggccacggggcgccgccacactagggcggcgcggccctagcgtgtggggcccccgtgactcccccgactctgcccttccgcctacttaaagcctccgtcgcgaaacccctagtaccgagagccacgatacggaaaaccttactgagacgccgccgccgccaatcccatctcgggggattcaggagatcgcctccggcaccctgccggagaggggaatcatctcccggaggactctacaccgccatggtcgcctccggattgatgagtgagtagttcacccctggactatgggtccatagcagtagctagatggttgtcttctcctcatgtgcttcattgtcggatcttgtgagctgcctaacatgatcaagatcatctatctgtaatgctatatgttgtgtttgttgggatccgatggatagagaatactatgttatgttgattatcaatctattacctatgtgttgtttatgatcttgcatgctctccgttgttagtagaggctctggccaagtttttgctagtaactccaagagggagtatttatgctcgatagtgggttcatgcctccattaaatctgggacagtgacagaaagttctaaggttgtggatgtgttgttgccactagggataaaacattgatgctatgtccgaggatatagttattgattacattacgcaccatacttaatgcaattgtctgttgcttgcaacttaataccggaaggggttcggatgataacctgaaagtggactttttaggcatagatgcatgctggatagcggtctatgtactttgtcgtaatgcccaattgaatctcacaatattcatcatatcatgtatgtgcattgtcatgccctctctatttgtcaattgcccaactgtaatttgttcacccaacatgctatttatcttatgggagagacacctctagtgaactgtggaccctggtccattcttttaatcgaatacaatctactgcaatacttgttctactgttttctgcaaacaatcatcttccacactatacatctaatcctttgttacagcaattcggtgagattgacaacctcactgtttcgttggggcaaagtactttggttgtgttgtgcaggttccacgttggcgccggaatccctggtgttccgccgcactacactccgtcaccatcaaccttcaacgtgcttcttggctcctactggttcgataaaccttggtttcttactgagggaaaacttgctgctgtacacatcataccttcctcttggggttcccaacggacgagtgctttaccgtcacaaggaagctactacgccacatcaactgtgcgcaagcacacgcccatagaagtgagccatAAGAGGGTTTtattctgccatctcttgaaatgagaacccgtaaaagggctcggtttgagcgcagaagcaaaaccagacggtgaaaattgcctatgcatataaggtttttggattgttggaatattaggcaatttccgtgagactttaattaccgaaagcaacattacatatgcataagcatacttaaccatacacattagactaagcacatgcatcagatctgaacatggaacaagtaacagtgcaaggtaggagagggaaagcacgtacatcgcgaccggaaaGGTCGCactagcagcagcaccaccaccatgggagttgttgatgtcgcccatggtgtcgtCGGATCTATCGATGAAGCAGCCGAACCGACGAAAATGaagacgaacagcagcgagcagtcgcgccgagacgctccccaaaaaccttatcgcccgtctcccggtgcaggatctcaacggacgaagtttcggaggcctgctctcccggacggctgtgcacgcagtcgccaggatgtggaagactagagagtagcacagcaaaaggaacttcacgagagagatctaagagtactattttccagatctgatcggctccttgtatagcctgggaggaagccgacccgaccgtgttgacacgcgtaggaagccagggacacgcggcgagcatgcacatgcaggccgacacgtacccaacacagttggtgcaccaagcaaaaatttaggcttccttgagtgtgtctcgaactcgaactcgaactcgagtcacgcgacgcgacgcgacgtgccgaggcgggcggaggaggaggagtgcgcgagggctccttctattcttactcacttggaaggagtagaacaacagcccttatataccactccaactctctcccaactagcaatgtgggactaaactttgtcccccaaggctgtcccaagctaccAACGTGATGGGTTTTGAGATTTCAGAAATTGTAGAGtacatgggctgccttattgggctgcagcccatctacatttaaCAGGAAATTGGGTGGCTGTCGGGGTGGCCCGATGGAGCCTACCGCCGGCGTTAGGCGAGGAAGGAGGAGGCTCCGTGCCTGTGACATGTGCAATGGAAGGCCCCTGCAGCTTGCGGCAATGTTTTCGTTCTCCAGCCTGTACAAGAACACCATGAACGTGAGGAAGACCTCCAGACATCTACAGTTGTGATGCATCAGGTAAAACATAGTGTTCCTATTAATGTGCTCAGCGACCTATTCTCTGTATATGGAGTGGTGGAAACAATATTTCCAGCATGGTCGTAAAGTCTTAATCCAGAAAAAGCATGGTTACATGGCTGATATTGCTTTGAGACCTACACTTGGTGTTTACCTATACCGTACTTACTGACAACTCAGATCATACATAATTGCAAGCTCTCGCTGATTATTCATCTGTGTTGTTCTCTGATTAATCTCCGACCAAAAAAATATGATTGACAATCTCCGACCAAAAATCTCCGACCAAAAATTTTACCTGACAATCTTCAGATGTTTGTGAACCATGATTAGTTAAGCCAATTACTCCTACAATATTTTAACACGCTAAAATGTTAAGTCAGTGTCTAATAACATCTTCATACTTCATTGTTATGCCAATTACTCCTACAATATCTGTTATGGTCTTTGTTGTTTGAGATTTAGAAAGAACCATTCAATTCACTTGTAGTTCTGACCATAGTTCAATAAACTGAAGCTGAATTGCTTGAGATTGATGAACTGAAGCTTCACACACTGTCGCTTTGATTCAAAATGTTCTTGTATGAGTACACAGTACAACGATGTAACCAGTCTAAACATTTTATGAGAAATGTTCCCAAGGATAGTTTGTTCAGATTGAGAGTCAGTTATTCTTATTTTAAATATTTTTAGCTCCTCGTTAATTCTTATTTTAAAGCAGGAAGCATGATAGTCATTAATTCTTATTTTACAGTAGGAAACATGATAGTTATTGTTGCATAAGTTTGTATTATTCCATTGCCCAGGTTTACTGGTTTATCAAGTGTTGTATTGCCTTTCCAGGCAGATACTTCTCCACGAGGATCCAGAATTTGTGCCACTATCACTTGTGATGTCTGTCTATTCTCCTAAACAGAACGCGGTGATTGAGTCGCTCTTGAACGTGGAGAAGCATTTAACTGCTTGAGGTTATTTTCTCGTGATCTCCATTTAACTGCTTGAGGTTATTTGATCTCTCCTCTTGGTGGTATCAAAGTTAGTGTTGGAACTGTGTAGTATTACATACACGTTTGCATAGCCAAGGACTACACAACTCTGAGTGGAATGGAGTTTGCTTACACCTAATTTCCTACATACACAATGGTAAAAAATATGTGTGTAAAAAGCATTTGTATATTTGCAAGAAAATGCCACTATTATTGGACTTGTCTACACCTTGGTTTATTTCCTGCGTACCTAATTTGTGAAATATTTCCTGTGTACCTAATTTCTGAAATATTTGAATGTATGCACCTTTTCTTTCATCAGATTCTTGAAGGGCTTGGAACATAACATTGGCGGGACATTAGTGAGATGTACTTTTTTATGCTTGTCATGGCTTACGGAAAATAGGGACATTTGAGCAAGGCGGAAAGTGTACTGGTGTACATGAACAAGAAAGGTTACCAGCCAACCGTCCCGCCGGGCTCTGATGGCATCCTTCCAGCGCTCCGTGGCCGGTGTCGGTGGCGGCGGGATGcctatgccgttcacggccatcttccagccgctgctgcttggcaggcgcatgtccggcgggacgggatatcccgcgtggtacaacgcccacgcctccttcactgtgaggctgccgcggtcgaagccgttcgccgcggtgatcttgcgggaggacgacgaTATTGCTTGGAACGGTGAGGGGAAGATTTGGGGGCAGCGAGGAGAAGATTTGGGAGCGGCGAGAGATTGTGATGAACCGCGGGACCTCTTAATGTACAGCGGCGGCAGGCGAAGAGGCAACGGGTCGTTGGACGCAATAACGCAggtgcggacggccacgcggccatgcacgacgagacgcgtccctgcgtcgcctggaaaaactgggacgccattaacgtcgcttgaccaaaggtaggcgacgggattTTAGGCTTCCAAGCCGCTGATGCATCGGTCCCGTCACACCTCGCCTCGCTTTTCATTGTGtctggcgtgcccggagcgtcccctatgGGGCAACGAGCTCGGGGCGTCGGACACCGTATCGGATCGCGCTGGACAAAAAAACGGGTTAGGAGGACGCGATTGTGAACGTTGTTTTATCCAGCGCCCTAAATCCCTTTAGGGGACGGTTTGGGAGACGCAATTAGGGATGCTCTTAGTGCTCGTGCCGAACGGAGTATTCTAAAAATCACACTGATCAATACCAGTGTCACTTGTGCGGCTCCTAGCCTGCTGGCTGCTAGTTTGGAACGAAAGGtgcatagaggaccaaaagtaagAAATGATCTGAGAGCCCTAGTGTTGTTCTGAGAGTAGAAATAGTAAGACATGACAGTTATTGGCAAAGCAATGAACTGCAAGCTTAACATGACAAGTTGATGTGCTTATGTAGTAATTTTACAAGGCACAATTAATAACTAGGAAATTCAACCATTTACCATGACAACCATATATAAATTCAACGGAGGTAGAGAGTCACATTATACTCAATTCTCCCTTGGACGGGTTCAAGGAGTTGAGACAATCAGCGCATACCGCCCTGATCACACCTGGGCAAAGTTCGGGTCGGGCCGGGCTTTAAAAAGCCCACGGGTAAATAATCAGGCCTAAGTccggcccggcccgaccatcGGGCCTGTAATTTAAGCCCGAACCCGGCCCAAACGAGCAAAAAAACCGGCATGGCCCGAGAAGCCCGGCCCGACCAGGCTAAAATGCACGAAAATGAAGGCCCAAGCCCAGCCCAAAGTGCAAGCCCGGCCCGGGATTTTCGGACCGGGCCATCCGGGTCAGGCTGCCCATGGCCAGATGTAGCCCTGATCAAGCCTAGCCTTGGGCCACTCGGAACGCAGCACGACCACCACAAGGAGGTCCCTGCTTGGCTTACAGAATTGGTTTCTTGAGAACATCACGCAATGAGCAGCCCTTGAATGGACCATTCGTCATCTCACAATCGACAGTTTCCAAGATCGTGTACCCATCTTTTCCTATTTCAATGTACATGTCTTGTGCATTGCCAACCACCTTAGATGTACTCGCAGGTCCCTCAGTGAGCGCGTAGATAGAGCTGAAGGGAACTAAGCCACGAGCCTGGGTTGTGGCATTGGTATTTTGTGCGACGAGGACCGAGGGTGGATCATTATTTTGGGTGTTGTGGAGGTAGAAGCGGAGCTTCTTCACCTCCCTGTTTCCACCAACCGGGCAAGCATTGCATTGGCGAGAAATAAGGAGGATTGTGAGAAGCAAGAATGGAATTCCCATCTTTTGTTCTTGACTTCTATGTGGCTTTCTATTTGTGAATTAGATGTGATTAGTGAGATGTTTCAGTATGTGTATTTATAGATGGGAGGTGGATATATTTCGGTATTCTACACATGGAAGTAATTAACGGTATAGAGAGGGTAGAGGGGCGAAGTCCTTTTTTTTGTTACCAAATTCTAAGGCAGCAACATGACTAATTGAGTGCAAATAATATGTACCCCatccgtcctcaaataagtggacatctagctgTAAACTTTCTCCATAAAAGAGTATACTCCTATCTTCCCAATGCACTTTAATTGCTTCTCTCTCGTCGCATGGAAATCAAATCCAATAATATTAAACATATATTCTTCTTGTTTTCTACATGCACTTCGCTTATTGGAGGTGAaaaaattaaagaggagagatgcatgtTCCCAATGTATTTTTCGCTCCACTTCATAAGCACACTTTGTAGGAACATACTATTTTTGATTCCTCACTGATCAGATTTCCCTTATACACATGAAATTTTGTGACACTGAACTTATTGTATTTTTGTCTTACTAAAATCAATTTTAGTTTTGTTGACCCCTTTTCATGTTTTTGAACATGTAAATTCTACTTTAAGGTTGTAGAATAGGGTACATTATCTTATTTGTATAACAACCATGAATGCCAGATATATAGTTATTTCATTTTGTTTTCAAATACAGTATGAACTATGCCTAAAATGTGACTTGAGTTGTAAAGTGAAAAAAGTGAACTTTGATGGCAAAGTGGGCACactcacaattttttttttcttttgcaaaGCGGGCGCAATAAACAGCTTGTACTGCAATGTACGAAACAAAATAAAACTGAATCTACAGGTCCCACTAGACTTGGTGCTATGATGCAAAGTTCACATTTCAGTAGTATTTATATTTGGGATGGAAGTTGTTTAGACGTAGCTCAGCGCAATTTGATAAGACATAGAGGGGCGTGTGTGCGCTGTACGAGTCGGTTCTTCCTTCGTGGTGGTGTAAAGTAAGATCCGTGAGAAGAATGATAGTAAGAACATGATCCGATATGACTGGTGTTTTGAGAAGAATTATCATGTGGAAAATCAAGGTAGGAGTGGTAGAAAGATAACATTAAACCGAAAGGCACTGACTGGGTCCTATTGCAAAACGGACAAGCCGCCTTAGGACATTTCTATTGCCGGTGAGTGGCACACTCCCCCAAAATCTCCACTACCCACCGCCAGGAAGAtcccctccaccaccaccaccccgccGTCCCCAAAT encodes:
- the LOC127303687 gene encoding dirigent protein 15-like is translated as MGIPFLLLTILLISRQCNACPVGGNREVKKLRFYLHNTQNNDPPSVLVAQNTNATTQARGLVPFSSIYALTEGPASTSKVVGNAQDMYIEIGKDGYTILETVDCEMTNGPFKGCSLRDVLKKPIL